In one window of Nitrospira sp. DNA:
- a CDS encoding multiheme c-type cytochrome yields MGLYKRIKQGVVGLAVLIGALVIWSGGEPGLYAQDAKSQAVIEKAFPNSSKCKRCHERVFEEWETSPLSKSIHSPAFRASLDAYLNSSAGKDKAMCFRCHAPHVREFPDQAQLFVDQAKAGDPSLDGVACAQCHLIKQVDRAKQPPEPKYELGSKTLYGPYKDFVQNLAHQSMELGLFQKSDLCLNCHQSVPSAANLGKANDLLGSYEQSQAVKSGKECQSCHMPEQVGESANGEKKRKVANHTFPGRIGKLRQEAAKLDVQTKIDGDKTTVIVKVQSLVPHNLPTTHPAWASVVLDLDIKGKNLKTVFADRRVYGRTYADAKGQKTVFDFEAVKVLEDTVLKPDETRVETFTFPTPKDTKTFDVDVTLNYAPISGPAPFLQRVEAEASKGSQDPVFQAIDIVKRTENIPVNK; encoded by the coding sequence GTGGGTTTATACAAGCGCATCAAGCAGGGAGTCGTGGGTCTCGCGGTGCTTATCGGCGCGTTGGTTATCTGGAGCGGCGGGGAGCCCGGCTTATATGCGCAGGATGCCAAGTCACAGGCGGTAATCGAAAAGGCCTTTCCCAACTCCAGTAAGTGCAAGCGATGTCATGAGCGTGTGTTCGAAGAGTGGGAAACCTCTCCGCTCTCCAAGTCGATCCATTCGCCGGCCTTCCGTGCTTCGCTGGATGCGTATCTGAATTCCTCCGCAGGTAAAGATAAGGCGATGTGCTTCCGCTGTCATGCGCCCCATGTGCGTGAGTTTCCTGATCAAGCTCAGCTCTTCGTGGATCAGGCCAAGGCGGGAGATCCTTCATTGGATGGCGTGGCCTGCGCACAATGCCATTTGATTAAGCAGGTCGATCGGGCCAAGCAACCGCCGGAACCGAAATACGAACTGGGCAGCAAGACGCTCTATGGCCCCTACAAAGATTTTGTCCAGAATCTCGCGCATCAATCGATGGAACTGGGTCTGTTTCAAAAGTCCGATCTCTGCCTGAACTGCCACCAGTCCGTCCCCTCGGCGGCGAATCTGGGCAAGGCCAATGATTTGCTGGGGAGCTATGAGCAGAGTCAGGCCGTGAAGTCCGGCAAAGAGTGTCAGAGCTGCCATATGCCGGAGCAGGTCGGAGAATCGGCCAACGGAGAGAAGAAACGCAAAGTCGCCAACCATACGTTCCCCGGGCGCATCGGCAAGCTGCGGCAGGAAGCGGCGAAGCTGGATGTGCAGACCAAGATCGACGGGGATAAGACCACCGTCATTGTGAAAGTGCAAAGCCTCGTACCGCATAACCTGCCCACAACCCATCCGGCCTGGGCGTCGGTGGTGTTGGATCTCGATATCAAAGGCAAGAATCTGAAAACGGTCTTTGCCGATAGGCGGGTCTATGGCCGGACCTATGCCGATGCCAAGGGCCAAAAGACCGTCTTTGATTTTGAGGCGGTGAAAGTGCTCGAAGACACGGTGTTAAAGCCCGACGAAACGCGGGTCGAAACCTTTACCTTCCCCACGCCGAAAGATACGAAGACGTTCGACGTTGACGTGACCTTGAACTATGCGCCGATCAGTGGCCCTGCGCCGTTCCTCCAGCGTGTCGAAGCCGAAGCCTCCAAGGGATCGCAAGATCCGGTCTTTCAGGCGATCGACATCGTGAAACGCACCGAGAACATTCCCGTCAATAAGTAG
- a CDS encoding multiheme c-type cytochrome, producing MPLTRRLAIGCFLLLAIGLNALSHERAIAQKSDGAAPPDWVAEIENVFIRSEDCKQCHDRHYEEWKGMREQTPDLKTFGRVDAALLHGTSLESPVFRTVLGVWMQTNPTSDERQRCLSCHVPSTTVFPQHAEKIVAQVLAGKPQVEGIGCATCHMIGSVDTTPGPPPTFKLTPGKTLYGPFANPEENLVHIGAQSDLFRGANYCTSCHFDKVKDVTKRELPGEILQGTICQDCHMEPSTGSSTSKRGSMTRAIGRHWFRGVVIPGTLLKNRNLQAEWMPRVDIEMAKSSGTVEGTTLVKVGSLPHSFPDGDPVLKQVILTMTVKDAAGKVLAEETKRFGLPYDKILRGPIPDPFIKGGNTRKVPFAYSIPAGSLPASVEAVLSYALIPTPEPALREKYLATLKTDKERDEAKHVLDEYQQPRLLTYRVKTL from the coding sequence ATGCCGTTGACACGACGCCTGGCTATTGGATGTTTCCTTCTGCTCGCTATCGGGCTGAATGCGCTCTCGCACGAGCGGGCTATCGCGCAAAAATCGGATGGAGCGGCGCCGCCCGACTGGGTGGCCGAGATCGAGAATGTGTTTATCCGCTCTGAAGATTGTAAGCAATGTCATGACCGCCACTATGAAGAGTGGAAAGGCATGCGGGAGCAAACCCCGGATCTAAAAACCTTCGGACGCGTCGATGCCGCGCTCTTGCATGGGACGTCGCTGGAGTCGCCGGTTTTTCGAACGGTGTTGGGCGTGTGGATGCAGACGAATCCGACTTCCGATGAACGGCAGCGCTGTCTCTCCTGTCACGTGCCATCCACGACAGTGTTCCCCCAGCATGCAGAAAAGATTGTCGCGCAGGTCTTAGCCGGAAAGCCGCAGGTCGAGGGGATCGGCTGTGCGACCTGCCATATGATCGGTTCCGTCGACACGACGCCCGGTCCGCCGCCGACCTTCAAGCTGACACCGGGCAAAACCCTCTATGGCCCCTTCGCGAATCCTGAAGAAAACCTCGTACACATCGGGGCGCAGTCGGATCTGTTCCGAGGGGCCAATTACTGTACCTCCTGCCATTTCGATAAAGTGAAAGATGTCACGAAGCGGGAGCTGCCCGGTGAAATTCTCCAGGGAACGATCTGCCAGGACTGCCACATGGAGCCTTCGACCGGCAGTTCGACATCCAAGCGCGGATCGATGACGCGGGCCATCGGCCGGCACTGGTTTCGGGGCGTCGTCATTCCCGGCACGTTGTTAAAGAACCGGAATCTCCAGGCCGAGTGGATGCCGCGTGTTGATATCGAGATGGCGAAGTCGAGCGGCACGGTGGAGGGGACGACGCTGGTTAAGGTGGGGAGTCTCCCCCACAGCTTCCCCGACGGGGATCCGGTGCTCAAGCAGGTGATCCTCACGATGACCGTCAAGGACGCGGCGGGCAAGGTCTTAGCGGAAGAGACGAAGCGGTTCGGCTTGCCCTACGACAAGATCCTGCGCGGCCCGATTCCCGATCCCTTTATTAAAGGCGGCAATACGAGAAAAGTACCGTTTGCCTATTCGATACCTGCAGGTTCGCTCCCGGCCTCGGTTGAAGCCGTATTGAGCTATGCATTGATTCCGACGCCGGAACCGGCGTTGCGGGAAAAGTATCTCGCGACGTTAAAAACCGATAAGGAACGGGACGAGGCGAAGCATGTGCTCGATGAGTACCAGCAGCCGCGTCTCCTCACCTATCGCGTGAAAACATTGTAG
- a CDS encoding PDZ domain-containing protein translates to MPMTRERIAIRSHRFVNIALRCGRSCTLALSLVGFTGASGSLPIAVAADAVAMTEDEAVRLGEEFGVMVGSVDEDIRKELKLQEAKGVAVFEVIGNSRADYAGIKVRSVIKEIDKTEIRNMTDFGIAIKKAMKECNFTLGTYEPADPGDPVGWGVNFHFVGCKRD, encoded by the coding sequence GTGCCGATGACCCGTGAAAGGATCGCTATTCGAAGCCATCGATTCGTGAACATCGCGCTCCGGTGCGGTCGAAGTTGCACCCTGGCCCTCAGTCTCGTCGGCTTCACGGGAGCGAGCGGCTCTCTCCCGATAGCGGTAGCGGCTGACGCCGTGGCTATGACCGAGGACGAGGCGGTCAGGTTGGGTGAGGAATTCGGTGTGATGGTCGGATCCGTGGACGAGGATATCCGGAAAGAGCTGAAGCTGCAGGAGGCGAAGGGCGTCGCCGTATTCGAGGTGATCGGAAACTCCCGCGCAGACTATGCCGGTATCAAAGTGCGATCGGTCATCAAGGAAATCGACAAGACGGAAATTCGCAACATGACGGATTTCGGGATCGCGATCAAAAAAGCGATGAAGGAATGCAATTTTACCCTCGGGACCTATGAACCAGCCGATCCCGGCGATCCGGTCGGATGGGGTGTGAATTTTCATTTTGTCGGCTGCAAACGGGATTAA
- a CDS encoding ethylbenzene dehydrogenase-related protein, with the protein MSQVSWLALWYSAVIQTATVEFRIICMVRMTNLSQSRPFLLVFFAGLLVIASVLAGWGIPLVSSAGMTIRSHFAEGELPSAPDDAAWATVSSLTVPLSGQVITRPVWPEPTARALVVRSLHNGTEIAFLLEWQDNTKNDRLTPGTFRDGVAIGLPLGDAPAFFCMGQLDHYINIWHWKADWQSDIDRRASRQTEKKEGGVRTFEVIPRRVSSVEDLIGGGFSTLTTKEKQGRIQGKAQWKDGVWRVVMRRPLVSEEPENEAKLIPGRVQTVSFAVWNGENKERNGQKSVAPWFQLAIDPIAKL; encoded by the coding sequence GTGAGCCAGGTCTCTTGGCTGGCGCTATGGTATTCTGCAGTGATCCAGACGGCGACCGTCGAATTTCGAATCATCTGCATGGTGCGAATGACGAATCTCAGCCAGTCCCGTCCTTTTCTGCTGGTGTTTTTTGCCGGCCTTCTTGTTATCGCTAGTGTTCTAGCCGGATGGGGAATTCCGCTGGTCAGCTCAGCGGGCATGACTATCCGGTCCCATTTCGCCGAGGGTGAACTGCCGTCGGCTCCGGACGATGCGGCATGGGCCACAGTCTCTTCCTTAACGGTGCCGCTCAGCGGACAGGTCATTACGCGCCCGGTCTGGCCTGAGCCGACAGCGCGGGCACTCGTCGTACGCTCTCTCCATAACGGCACCGAGATCGCCTTCCTTCTGGAGTGGCAGGATAACACCAAGAATGATCGCCTGACCCCTGGCACCTTTCGAGACGGCGTCGCCATCGGGTTGCCGCTCGGCGACGCGCCGGCATTCTTCTGCATGGGCCAGCTTGATCACTACATCAATATCTGGCATTGGAAAGCGGACTGGCAGAGTGATATCGACCGTCGCGCCTCTCGCCAAACTGAAAAGAAGGAAGGCGGCGTGCGCACGTTCGAAGTCATTCCCCGGCGAGTCTCGTCTGTGGAAGACTTGATCGGCGGAGGATTCAGCACGCTGACCACGAAGGAAAAGCAGGGACGGATTCAAGGGAAGGCGCAATGGAAAGACGGGGTGTGGCGTGTGGTGATGCGCCGCCCGCTGGTGAGCGAAGAGCCGGAGAATGAGGCGAAGCTCATTCCTGGCCGCGTCCAGACCGTCTCTTTCGCCGTGTGGAACGGGGAGAATAAAGAGCGCAACGGACAGAAGTCCGTCGCCCCCTGGTTCCAGCTGGCCATTGATCCGATTGCCAAGCTCTAA
- the tatA gene encoding twin-arginine translocase TatA/TatE family subunit, giving the protein MFGSLGFTELILILVIVLIIFGAGKLPQLGEGLGKAIKGFKKSVHEADAIEAEAQALAAQQQAAAAAPAITAAPVQSMTVDQPAAVAQPASRA; this is encoded by the coding sequence ATGTTTGGGAGTCTTGGATTCACAGAGCTGATTCTGATCCTCGTGATCGTGTTGATCATTTTCGGCGCCGGTAAACTGCCGCAGCTGGGCGAAGGATTGGGCAAAGCCATCAAGGGCTTCAAGAAGTCCGTGCATGAGGCCGACGCCATCGAGGCCGAGGCCCAGGCGCTCGCCGCGCAGCAGCAAGCCGCGGCCGCGGCTCCGGCCATTACCGCCGCTCCGGTTCAATCGATGACCGTCGATCAACCGGCTGCTGTCGCGCAACCGGCCTCGCGCGCGTAA
- a CDS encoding tetratricopeptide repeat protein: protein MDTTNPSNEPTQTATALDPGDQPLSPDEEILAIEKLLAEEPDDFQARCRLGELYFSKGRMDDALIEVKKSIEMAEGLRAEMNRSLAMYYSNLGTIYATKNMADEAEAEFKHALDVFPHDILALFNLGRVYADKKKFMEAKDYYERLVEMTPEDPIAWYNLASVYVELDNPLVSDYNTIDMGIQCYMRTLELEPTHLEASFKLMEIALNHKKSDLAIKVMESAVENNPDEPLAYYNLISVYDKCKMFEQAEEARKRLKERFAKKAKESSAS, encoded by the coding sequence GATCCCGGAGATCAGCCGCTCTCGCCCGACGAGGAAATCCTGGCGATCGAGAAGCTGCTGGCGGAGGAGCCAGACGATTTTCAGGCCCGCTGCCGGTTGGGCGAATTGTACTTCAGTAAAGGCCGGATGGACGACGCCTTGATCGAGGTCAAGAAATCGATTGAGATGGCGGAGGGCTTGCGCGCCGAGATGAATCGGTCGCTGGCCATGTATTATTCGAACCTCGGGACCATCTACGCCACGAAGAACATGGCCGACGAAGCCGAGGCCGAATTCAAGCATGCGCTCGATGTGTTCCCGCATGACATCCTGGCGCTGTTTAATCTGGGCCGGGTCTATGCGGACAAGAAGAAATTCATGGAAGCCAAGGATTACTACGAGCGCCTTGTCGAGATGACGCCGGAAGATCCCATCGCCTGGTACAATCTCGCCAGCGTGTATGTGGAGCTGGATAACCCGCTGGTGTCCGACTACAACACGATCGATATGGGCATTCAGTGCTATATGCGCACGCTCGAACTTGAGCCCACGCATCTGGAAGCCAGCTTCAAATTGATGGAGATCGCACTGAATCACAAGAAGTCCGATCTGGCGATCAAGGTGATGGAGAGCGCCGTCGAGAACAATCCCGACGAGCCCCTGGCGTACTACAATCTCATCAGTGTGTACGACAAGTGCAAAATGTTCGAGCAGGCTGAAGAAGCTCGGAAGCGATTAAAAGAACGGTTTGCCAAGAAAGCCAAAGAGAGTTCCGCATCCTGA